A genomic region of Chitinimonas arctica contains the following coding sequences:
- a CDS encoding HAL/PAL/TAL family ammonia-lyase: MPIPAESVRFDGSRLTIEDVCELAARRRPAELSAEPAFRARIARGADFLDRLLAEDGVIYGVTTGYGDSCTVTIPPALVAELPHHLYTYHGCGSGRMLTAEETRAVLATRLASLAQGMSGVSVALLAQLEALLRHDVLPLIPAEGSVGASGDLTPLSYLAAVLCGEREVLYQGRQRPAAEVLAELDIAPLRLRPKEGLAIMNGTAVMTGLACLAWRRAEYLCRLATRLTALNVLASAGNAHHFDTALFAVKPHPGQQAVAARIHADLAADGPSRNEQRLQDRYSLRCAPHVIGVLADSLPFFRGLIENELNSANDNPIVDADNERILHGGHFYGGHIAFAMDGLKQAVANVADLLDRQLALLVDSRYNHGLPANLSAAEGPRAAINHGLKAVQISVSAWTAEALKQTMPASVFSRSTECHNQDKVSMGTIAARDCLRVLELSEQVLAAMLIAARQGLALRQRRDGELALSPAVAAMQADLAARIPLLQEDRALDRELLGLLDDIRNQAWSLYDS, from the coding sequence ATGCCTATCCCCGCTGAATCCGTCCGCTTCGACGGTAGCCGCCTGACTATCGAAGATGTCTGCGAACTGGCCGCCCGGCGCCGCCCTGCCGAGTTATCGGCCGAGCCGGCTTTCCGTGCCCGTATCGCCCGCGGCGCCGATTTCCTCGACCGGCTGCTGGCCGAGGACGGCGTGATCTACGGCGTCACCACCGGCTATGGCGACTCCTGCACCGTCACCATCCCCCCGGCGCTGGTGGCCGAATTGCCGCACCATCTCTACACCTACCATGGCTGCGGCAGCGGCCGCATGCTGACGGCGGAGGAGACCCGCGCGGTCCTGGCCACCCGGCTGGCCTCCCTGGCGCAAGGCATGTCCGGCGTCAGCGTTGCCTTGCTGGCGCAATTGGAAGCCCTGCTGCGGCACGATGTCCTGCCGCTTATCCCGGCGGAGGGCTCGGTCGGCGCCAGCGGCGACCTTACGCCGCTGTCCTACCTGGCGGCGGTGCTGTGCGGCGAGCGCGAGGTCTTGTACCAGGGCCGGCAGCGGCCGGCGGCGGAAGTATTGGCGGAATTGGATATCGCCCCCCTGCGGCTGCGTCCAAAGGAGGGCCTGGCCATCATGAACGGCACGGCGGTGATGACCGGGCTGGCTTGCCTGGCCTGGCGGCGCGCCGAGTATCTCTGCCGGCTGGCCACCCGGCTGACCGCGCTCAATGTGCTGGCCAGCGCCGGCAATGCCCATCATTTCGATACGGCGCTGTTCGCCGTCAAGCCACATCCCGGCCAACAGGCCGTGGCCGCGCGGATTCATGCCGACCTGGCCGCCGACGGCCCCAGCCGCAACGAGCAACGCCTGCAGGACCGTTATTCGCTACGCTGCGCGCCCCATGTGATCGGCGTGCTGGCAGACAGCCTGCCATTCTTCCGCGGCCTGATCGAAAACGAGCTGAATAGCGCCAACGACAATCCCATCGTCGATGCCGACAATGAACGCATCCTCCACGGTGGCCATTTCTATGGCGGCCATATCGCTTTCGCCATGGACGGTCTCAAGCAAGCCGTCGCCAATGTCGCCGATCTATTGGACCGGCAACTGGCCCTGCTGGTGGACAGCCGCTACAACCACGGCCTGCCGGCCAACCTGTCGGCCGCGGAAGGACCGCGCGCAGCCATCAACCACGGCCTGAAAGCGGTGCAGATCAGCGTGTCGGCCTGGACCGCCGAAGCGCTCAAACAAACCATGCCGGCCTCGGTCTTCTCCCGCTCCACCGAATGCCACAACCAGGACAAGGTCAGCATGGGCACCATCGCCGCGCGCGACTGCCTACGGGTATTGGAGCTGAGCGAACAGGTGCTGGCAGCCATGCTGATCGCCGCAAGGCAGGGTCTGGCCCTGCGGCAGCGCCGCGATGGCGAATTGGCCTTGTCGCCGGCCGTCGCGGCCATGCAGGCCGACCTGGCAGCCCGGATTCCGCTCCTGCAAGAGGACCGCGCACTGGACCGTGAACTGCTCGGCTTGCTCGACGACATCCGCAACCAGGCCTGGAGCCTGTATGACAGCTGA
- a CDS encoding LpxL/LpxP family acyltransferase, with amino-acid sequence MATVRHWAEMRESGFVGGILLLYWLHRLFGRWPFRFLIHAVVMFYWLGKPTLRASSRQYLQRLHAATGVPGHPPGLRDSLRHIALFAETILDKLLAVAGRYPFERVRLEGREQLQAAAEAGLGGLIVTAHIGCLELCRAMAERNRRLVLNILVHTRHAAEFNRLLKRLNPANDLRLIEVSEVGPATAVLLAEKVAAGEFVVIAGDRVPVFASKTVRVDFLGHPAPFPVGPYVLASLLKCPLYLLGCIHQDQGYTIHFRRLAQRVELPRGRRDAAMAEYATLYAQALCELLQRSPYDWFNFFPFWDQDHAYPR; translated from the coding sequence ATGGCAACGGTCCGCCACTGGGCGGAGATGCGCGAAAGCGGCTTTGTCGGCGGTATCTTGCTGCTGTACTGGCTGCACCGGCTATTTGGACGCTGGCCCTTCCGGTTCCTTATCCACGCCGTGGTCATGTTCTACTGGCTGGGCAAGCCCACCCTGCGGGCGTCTTCCCGCCAATACCTGCAACGCCTGCATGCGGCCACCGGCGTGCCGGGCCACCCGCCCGGCCTGCGCGACAGCCTGCGCCATATCGCCTTGTTTGCCGAAACCATCCTGGACAAGCTGCTGGCGGTAGCCGGCCGCTACCCCTTCGAACGGGTCCGGCTGGAGGGCCGCGAGCAATTGCAGGCCGCCGCCGAAGCAGGTTTGGGCGGCTTGATCGTCACCGCCCATATCGGCTGCCTGGAACTCTGCCGCGCCATGGCCGAGCGGAATCGCCGGCTGGTGCTCAATATCCTGGTGCACACCCGCCATGCGGCCGAATTCAATCGCCTGCTCAAGCGCCTCAACCCCGCCAATGACCTGCGCTTGATCGAGGTCAGCGAAGTCGGTCCTGCCACCGCGGTCCTGCTGGCCGAAAAGGTGGCCGCCGGCGAGTTCGTGGTGATCGCCGGCGATCGTGTGCCGGTCTTCGCCAGCAAGACCGTACGGGTCGATTTCCTGGGCCACCCGGCCCCTTTTCCGGTCGGCCCCTACGTCCTGGCCAGCCTGCTGAAATGCCCGCTCTATCTGCTTGGCTGCATCCACCAGGACCAAGGCTATACCATCCATTTCCGCCGCCTGGCGCAACGGGTGGAGTTGCCGCGCGGCCGGCGCGACGCCGCCATGGCCGAGTACGCCACCCTTTATGCCCAGGCCCTGTGCGAGCTGTTGCAGCGCTCACCCTATGACTGGTTCAATTTCTTCCCCTTCTGGGATCAAGACCATGCCTATCCCCGCTGA